TCTCAGCTACAGTGCTGCAGGAAAAATTCAAACAGGAATAAATCAAGTGCAACCATTAAATAAGAATAGTTTGACAGGTAAAAAAAGCCTCATACCGCACAGTACACTCCGGAATGGTGTCGGGACTAACAGGAACTTGAACCCCTTTCTCCCACTCCTGCCGCCAAGGATCGGCCAGCTCATAATAATCCTCTGGATTCAGCTGGTATGAATCATGCAGCTTCATAGCAGTGATCAGGTCTGTCCTGAACACCTGGAGGAGATGGGAATGTGATATCAGAatatgcatgaaaatacaaacatTCTCATCTCTGTCTGTTGAGGTCGTATGTGAGGCCATATTGAGTGCATGGCAGTTCTGTGTACCTCTGAGGGTCTTTTTCCATTCTGTTTCCTGTGCTTGGAGTGCTGAGACCAGGAAGTGGAGTTACCtcaaagagacagaaaaacatgCATGTAATGGCTTGTGCTGAAGATTCTGAGAAAGAGGGATAACTTGTGTTTTAGCAGCAACATTAGTCAtattagtttgaaaaaaaaaaaaggctggtaTTAGATTCGCATAAGGAGAGGGCTTGTTTTGCTCCTATAAATAAAGAGCTGAATATTAAAAGCAGCATAATGGGAATTGTGAGCGCCTTTTCTCCTGTACTGCATTGAGTGAAACGGCAtctaaaatgaaaagataaataaataaataaaaagttttaaaattactgtGAACTCATACGAGTGACAGATTGTTGTCCCATCTCGGCACACAGCGTCAGATTATATTAAGAAGGAGAGGAGGTTTTTGATGAAAGATGACAAGAGAACatgattgaaataaaaataaaatgatgtggATGGATAATTTacaattacattgcatttaataaTTATCCATTTTCATTTCATGATAACTTTAGTAATATGCAACTTCAGTATTACGAGAAGGTTCATTAATATAGATGACTCGAAGCAAGTTGGTACTAGAAAATAAAAGTGTCTGTCTACTTACTTCCATTATCTGATTCCTCACTGGTGCTCGGGACACGGCTTCGCTTCATCATCAGTTAACCGTGGCCTTTAAGTGAAGCAGAAATCTGCAGAGGTTGATCAAACATTAACAGAACATTCCTGAAAACCGATCCTGCAGAGATGACTACTGAGAGCGCTTATAAGTAGGTTATTTTCCTCTAGATACTAAATATATGTCATGTGTATATACaattaattttcaattaaattatattcaattaaaatttgatttgattaaatttgattaaaccATCCAATCCATCGTGTtgcaaaaaagcaaactttcacATTTCTGAGCAATGATCACATGCCTGAAAAGTCATAAAACTTATGAATAAACAATCCTTGTATAATGCACTTTACAGTTTTAACTGTTAAGATCTACCAAACTTAATAAGTTTAACGAAAATCATTAGGTAAAGATACATTTAAAGACACAACTTCAAAATCTTACAACTATTTGCTAATTTCAACtgcattagaataaaataaaacaaaccaataattCTGCCTAAAACACAGCATCCATCACCCTATGTAAACAGCagctcttttttttataatgctttattaattaaatgcCACAAGAACATGAAGTATTAAACATTCACAtgatcaaattaacattagctgccagagaaaaaaagaaagagggatttttttttcaagagactTATATATTTTAAGgtcatttataaaatgtgcaaaatttggTTAACATTGAGCCCACTTCTTTTTATGTAAAATGGacatttcctaaaaaaaataaacaaatgtattatgCGTTTGTTTTTCTacaattcaaatgtttgttttctgataaataaataaaaaaattcaatttctATCATACACTCgatttttatgttaatatagAATTCCAAAATAATCTTGAgtaaatacaatgaaataaagATGCAAAATAGTTTCTTTTTCTCGACCACAAAATTCACAGGTATACGAAATATTAAGCTTAAATCTTTCCAAAACATGCTCAGGTTAGCAGGATAAATTCTATGAAATATTTTGCAGGACACTTCCTCAATTTTGTTTCGGACACAAAACATATTTGGAAGTTACCATGCTTTAACCCAAGAGATATGACCAAATAAAGAAGACCAAAACAAATCTTGCTGCAGTAAGGACACAGAACAAACAGCATTCCTTATAATCTTATTGCTACATTGTGGTTTTAAAACATCAACATTTTCAATGAAAGGATTAACCATGCTGATTTCTTCTGAGATATAGATATTGTTTAAAAAGAAACATCACACTCCTTGGAATTGCGTCAAAAACAATAGCAAGTTTTCTTGGATTAACTGCTTATTGGAATTTCCCATGGCAACAAGTACCCACGTGAATTAACAAACTGTCTCGCTAAAAACAGAATAACTTCCTCACACCAAGTATGAtagaataaatatttgtttttaaataatatgtccTTGTTATTCCATATGAAATAGTTGTGGGCTGAGTAAACAGCAGCTCGCGCAGTGTGTGAcgctcatagacagtaaaaggtgACGCTACTGACAGACCACGCCCCTTGACGTTACATAGCTGTCCATTTCAATGCCTCTTAGAAAttgaaaacacaaatattattattattttccccactgaatccaaattaatttcctagtttttttttttaaatacaaaaactcTGCTGCACTTTCTTATATTTAAACTACAACTTATAGTACCAAGAAGTATGTCACTACATTCGTCGatcagaaaactatttttttatcgcacatatacatacattttgcAGATTTAACTTCTAACGAAAAAcccaaataaaagtttaatattttccaatgttttttccCAACATCATGGCAGAGTTGAATCCGGACCAACCACGGAAAAATATTCTAACAACCCTCTGAAATATAACCGAAATTCATATAAAACTGCAAAACACGGGCATGCATTTGATGCTGTTTGCTGGTTCAACACTACAACTTTTAGGTTAAATACAGTAAGCTGCACAATCAGGCCAGGACGCGCGCGCCTAACTTGCGAAATGACGCTTGGACACAAGCGCGCGCACGCGCACGGCCAACAGCTACGTGACTGAAAGAAACTACCAAATTTCAAACCAAACCACACCATGAgcttaaataaattattacagaggccaaatgcatgtaaacatttatttaggGCAGCGTCTGCTGCTACTCAACTTAATCTTTTGGCgccattttaatgacgtgttacATTGGCACCGGACCATCTGCATGAAGAGCTCGCGGAAATCCTGGAAAACACTTGTACGTCCCTGTGCCTGTCAAACATGTGTGCTACAAAACAGCAAGAACATGTAGTGTACCTACGTTAAAAGGTCTTGCTGCTCCTGCGCTGGCGTTCCTATGTGACGCTTGCTCAGAGTTTGAGTCCAGTCcagtcctctcctctcctccaccccacacacacaaacacatgcaggtTACGTATGCGCTGCTATATCCCGCGTCCGCCTGCAGATGGCGCTAGTTCCCACGCAAGACACCATAGGATTAGCGTCAGGACTCCATTTCAGCTGTTTCATAATATCCTCATCTGTTTTAGAGATGAtgacagggattttttttttgtaaatcgcAGGTTTAAAACTACTCATTATTGAATATTATGAATCAATAGAAAACCTCTGTTAAATGAAGAAATATTTAATGCATCACTATTAATCAGAACTAGGTTAAAATATGGCcttggaacacaaaaccagtcataagagtagtacattttcttttttttaaattgagatttatacataatttggaagctgaataaataaggttCCCCTTGAGGACTGATAGGATAAGGCAATATTTGAAATTCTGGAATCTGAAAATCAAAAATCGACATGttgttcttagcaatgcacattactaatcagaaattaggttttgacatatttacagtaggaaatttacaaaatatatttatggaacatgatctttacttaatatcctaatgatttttggcataaaagtaaaataattttgacccatacaatgataCAATGTATTGtaggctattgctacaaatatacccgtgctacttattactggttttgtggtgcagggtaacatatttaatattttaaacatcagTCCAGTTACGAGAGTAAGGGAAATCTTGGTGTAAGGTACAGAATACAAAAACTGCAAACCATATGGGATCAAtgcacaacaaaataatttccttttattttttttcctcggTGGACAATTATAAATGTGAGGCAAAAGGTCATGGTGCAAGGTTTTTACTagcaaaaaatacacaaacaaaacataaaaaaaaaatcaaaatgcattatttttcagtaGATGGTTTGTAAATGAATTGTATATGACACAAAAACCATGTTTATAAAattaagtaaagtaaaataaaactgagGCTAGGAATTGATATTTAGACAGACtattttttagttaaaaatcatgctttttttttttttactgttaattaTAATAAGCACTAGGGGTCACATTTAACCATGTGTCAACACCACAGTGTATAGATATGCAAGACTGGATAGAGGGCGGAGCTTATTTTGACATCACTGGCCAATCCAAAACAGCTCCTCATCCCACCCCTTCTTAGACTACATCTGGTAGGCCTCAGGAGTCAACATCACAAATAACTAAACCTAATTGGTACTAAAAGTGTTTTTTGAAGGAACCATAAGGATCACTCTGTGCTCACTCTGTGTTGGAACAACAGATGCCTGACATGTGCATGAACATGATCACTGACGTATCTGCAGATAAGGCAGAAGGGGTCTGATTACTGACGACGCTTACAACACACTTGTGCATATTCATTTGAGAGCCAAAATAGCATCGTACGATTTTCCGGTCCGACAGACTTGCACGTCTCTGAATCCTGCGTCGGTGAGCAGCCGTGTATAATGAGAGGGTGGATGTTCCTTCCCTTCTGTCTGGACCAACATATTCAGAGAAAACATCTGAACCATAGTTGGACCCCGGCGGTTCTCGAATAACAGTGCCTCTGCGATCAGAACGCCTCCACCTAGACAGAGATGTTTAATGCTGTGAAAACGATCATTTTAGGGCCACCTAATAATTTCTCAATTGGTAATAATCTAATAATAGTTTCTCACCTGGATGACATGCTGTATGAATCTTCTTCAGTAGTTTGAGATTTTTGTCCTCCTTCCAGTCATGAATGATCCGTGCAAGAATGTATAAATCTGCCGGAGGGATTTCTCCCTCAAAAAAGTCCCCTACAAATACAAACATATACCTAACTGTTTTATAGATGAGAAATGACATACTAgagttattaatttttaaaataatttttatcttatttcatttagttttcacATCATCAACACTGCCGCTGAAAAgtctggggttggtaagattttttatgtttttgaaaaaaagactTAATGCTCACCATCAAAAAAATACTACAgtgatattattaaaatactattaaaatggaaaatacattttccattttagtatatttataaaattcaatttattcatgtaatggcagtataaatgttacataattttaattttaattttacaatgtcacttttaaacaaatttatgcATAGTTGctgattacaatttttatttaaaaaaaacaaaacaacaacaaaaaaactatgctatgtagatttttttttaaactgttttctagATTTTTTTCTTAGTTAATATGCTAACTGGTATCATTTAAAAATGCCAAATAGCATTGAATTTATCAGGACAGTGTTATTGCCATCAAGTGTATAATGTGTTCACGTTTAATTCAGATGGTTTTATGATATAAGAAACTAAAacattaaaggtgcaataggtgatcaTCTAGAAACATTTTCTGTTATACTGGTTGAAATCCCTTCAGATCTcgatagcaatcattaagttaagtgatttacatttatttatctgtatttatatctTCTGTGAAAggcgtaggaccaagaaatgtacgTCCAATCAAAACGCTTGGTCCGAGCGTTTTAAATAGCTTTCCTGCTATGTATCTGCATACCGTTCGCGCAGttattgtagtacttttaaagttttcttgCTGGTTAATGAAACATGATGTAgcccagcggttcccaattccagtgctTGCGCACCTTATTTGCATGCCatgcttggtaaaaaaaaaactttttgcgcTTCCGGCagattataataatcataataagcatgcaccatagactgtatatttTCGTTGCGACTTTGACTGATGCTCAGCTTCACGCTTTTAATGCAgcctgtttttgaacagttaccTTTAAAACAGCATGTCTCACTCAAGCTGCCGCAATATTTTTTTGCCGTGTTTTTACGATCTCATCTGAGTAATTGTTTCCATTATGTGAGTCAGCGCTTCTACAGCAAAATGCTTCCTGCACATTCATATGCGCTGAATACTGCAAAAGATTATGGATTTATAAGCTAAAATTAACGCCGTTCAATTAAATCTCCCTATGTGACTCCTTTTAGAGTGGCtaatgagttttgaagtcagcaaaaaGCAGCGTCACAAACAGGCTAATCATGAGCAGTCATCGCTGTCCCTTCAGAAAACTTTTGCACATCCATAGTTCTTCTACGTATTACATGTAGCTGTTGTTGTAAtgcttaaattaatttgaaataagccaataaattcataaaataatatttattgtttgggATTTAAGACTTGGGATTTAAGACTGAAAAAAGTTAAGATGATTTTTAAGAAGATtcttttcaagaatttgaattcttcttaggttttgtcttaagaacaatcttaaggaaaaaagataagaatattcttaagatgaatttttgggaatacaaaatattcttaactttttatctaaagttaaaaaataagaagaaaatggcagttaataagaaatttcttcttaagaatgttttgtgaatcCAGCCCctggtctgtgagcataaatgtGTTCaggggggcgtggctttggacggtgattgcagggagggtgggacgtaccctttcagtgctatcaggctaatgttagcaatTTCCgagatctcctattgcacctttaatctAAAACCATTTCTGAGTGTTCTGAGTTTTTCCCagttatttaagtttttatttacattttagttaagaaaacagttttttattaagtttctatttttagttttcattaactATATTAACACAACAAGCTTAAAATTTACTGTGGTCTGGGCAGTTActagattgttgttgtttttgacaaGTTCAGAGGGACAGAGAATGGGTCAAATGTGAACGATGTTACAATGCGTCATTCCGCACCCTCTTGAAAACAGATGGTGTCGTCTTGCTGGGTGAAATGCCGCTGAGCAGTCTGGACCACAGCCGGGAGATCCAGAACCGTGACAGTGGAGGAAGGATACTCTTTAGCCAGCTCTCGCGCTAATGCACCAGAGCAGCCTGCAAGTCAAAAGCAGCAAGCATCTCAAAATAACATGACTTGCGAATCTACAACGTCttgcataattcatttaaaaaaatgtttctacaactgtgagatttttatttttagctcaaATAACTGTCACAAATAACTAAGagtcaaaacaacatttatactCACCTCCCAGATCTATGACGGTCTTGAAGCTAGAAAGATCAAATGCTGTCACTATGTCATGACCGTCAATGACCCATGTAGAGTTCATCAGACCCATGAACTTCAGCATCTCCTCTTCTGACCTGAAACAAAACATTGATGGATTTGAGTTTCAATGGTGTACGGCCAATTTAACGTGTCTTTGCtaagtaaaagtattaattcctttaCTATACAAATCTGGAAAACAATACAAAGATTTTGATAACTGATATCCGTATTATTACTTAAAAACATTATGGGTATAAAATTTaatgaatacaatataaaaaGGATAAAAACGGATATCTTCACAAAATGCCAGAATTACTAGAGCGTGAGATGcgttcacacacatacaccatcacaaacatacatacaataACACTAGTCATTCTTTTACATACACACATAATAGTCGGCTCATAtttagcacgcacacacacacacacacacacacacaccacccctcCAGACATGGGAACAGACTGTCATAAAGACTCAAATTTGTATTGGTTTAAAGTCTATGACCTAGAATTACACTGCACCAGAAGCTAAGCGCTTAAGACTGCATCACTGGAGTCAAAGAAAGGACTTTTAATCTAGTGACGTCTAGGGACAACGACAACATTCACTGCTAATGTTATATAAAACTGATCACACAAACCTGTATATGGCAGAGAAGATCTCTTCAGATGGGAGGCCAAACGTTTTCTCATTCTGGTTCTTTCCTTCCCTGTAAGTTTTCAGATATTTTGATTCTACCATTTTTCTTCCTCAATAAAACACAAATCCTGATGTATCTAAAGATCACTACAATGAAACTTAAACTGGCTCACACACTGCGATGCCTACCTAACAGCATCTACAAGATTGTTCCAGAGTGGGTAGATGGTCTGAGAGTTATAAATGATCAAATCATGTAGAGATTTGGGGCTGGTCTTGGCCAGGTATAGATTAGCAACATCTGTACTGCTGTAAAAAGCTAGGAGAGAAGACAAAGAGTACAAGTTTGGAGACTTGGaggatattttaataataatctagacaCAAGAGATGGATGATTTTATGAACAGAAGcagatatttacatttatcaCCTTTACATAATAGAGCAATCAAAGTAACTTCGCGCTATTTGAGGAGGAATATAAAATAGTCAAGCAGCTCACCTGTTCcctgtacaacctccacatccaCAATCTCAATGGCAACCAAAACACCCAGTAAACGCTCTATACCGTCTTCACTGGTGCCAAGCTTCTGTGCCACTTCTACTGCGCTCATGGGCTTTTGGGATTGGAGGAGGAGGTCGAACACCCCTAACTCACAAGCTGAAAATATTGCCTGGAGGAGAGCAGGGATTCaggatattcaaataaaaaatgtcagtggGAACTTatgttatttatgtgtttgtcATTTCTTTTAAAGGGTAAATTGACTTAATGCAACTTGTAACTGAATACATATTCTTGCTTTGATACCTAAAGACATTTTCAAAAACTAATGTCTAGTATTTCTTGTTGTTAGTATATTTGAATTAGACAAGACAAAACTTGTTTAATGATATAAAGTATGCTATAGCCACTATATTTCTACAGGAGAACCCAAAGCtaaagtaatattgtgtaataatactacagttaaaaaataaattctgttttcagatactgttaaatgtaatttatttcggtgatggcaaagctggatattcagcatcattacatcagtgtcacatgatccttcagaaatcattctaatatgctaatttggtgctcaataaaaaatgttttattatcaatgttgaaaactgattcacatacattttttttggattctttgacAAAATATAAAGCTTAAAAGGTctacttattttaaatagaaatgtacaatattatacatttctttagttGCATTTGACCCATTTAATGAATcctttccttgctgaataaaagtatctttatttcttaaaaaaaaaaatatctgatatCTATCACTGAACAGGATTTTTGcagtgtgattttttattttatttttggactaaaacTACATTCAATATATTTCTCCAGAAGAAACCCTAAGTAAATGGTAGTATAAATTACATCAGCCCAGAACACGATTTaaggttaaaattaatattaatgttcaaGTATACTGAAAGgtgtaatatttgtaaaaaaaaaaaaaaagataaaaaaaaaagaaaaaaaagaatattttagattacattactttttatttaatttattaatttccgattttaatgaatttttgccACCTGTGTTTTAGAGTAGATTGACTGTGCAAAATTATTTgtgtgaattatattatattacattatcaaATTCAGTTAATGCAGAATCCTTTCTGGGTTTTCTGGGATAACAAAAGTCCTGAGTCATCTCAGAGTTTGACTCAGTGGCTTTTAATAAGTTATAAGCCTGTCCTGCCAGAGGCAAAATCAGCCCTGGTGAACACagaggtaaaaaaacaacaacatggacatgccacaaataataaatgttctcacataaaacatttactcataaaccaacaataaatatcaCGTGTGGTAAACACATTATTAAAACGTTCTGCTAAAGATGCCTTAGGTCGATTCCACATCACAAAGGAAGTATCACAGAAGTACTGATTTATATCAGTTGGTTGATTGATTTTCATGCACTCATTTTGATAAACACTCTATTATAGAGACGTTAAGGAATTCAGTATGAGTCTCTCATAAAACACACACCTTGGAGATCCTGAATCCATTGAAATATTCCAAAAGCTTAAAAGGATAGTCCAGTTCACTCTGGGATAAATGCTCAGCCATGATGAGAAACGTCCCTCCTGTAAAAGTCAGGCTCGCCATCAGCTTCAACTTATGTGAAAACCAAGTGAATGTGAAATATCAAAGTAGCCAGTATAAGTTAGTGCTGGAAGATCCAAATAATATTGATATTACACTTCAACCACTGAGCCTGTGCAGTaccttttcaacaacaacaacaacaatactaataaaaaaaagatacgaAAATAAAAATAGGGTTCATAAAGGCATGTACAGAAAATGCTATAAAACGTATTTTCTGTTCTGCATTTTTTGCTTAAACTCTATTAATGCATTACAAAATATAGACGATTGTGGTACACAAAAGCTGATGTCGTCATCAGCTGCTGGTCCAGACTTacccaaaatgtaaaaattttaagcAATTCTGCATTTTATATTGACATTACCAGACTGTATGCATTCTCCCTCTCAAATGAGGTTCATCTGAATCTTTGGTCCTCACACTTGCACAGAGCCGGTCACACTGAAAGAATGTATTGTGTAACCAACTACTAAGTCATTCATGTGTTGTTTCCACGGAACATGTACAGATACACACGATGATGATGTGTTGACCACAGTGCTGTAAAAATACTACGAGTTGATCGAAGATATTTCATATAAAGCTGCAAGATTATCGATATATGCAGAGTCTAAAACCTGCTTGCACAACTATGCTTAAGCACTGCAGTGTTTAAGAAAACCAAACTTACCCAACAAAAACTGCCGGTTTGATATGAAATTCCGTTCTACACAATTCTACGGTTAATTCGACTCTGCTCCAACAGTCATCTCGTGCGAAATAAAGCACCGTTCGCGAAATGATATATGAAAGAATCACACTGTGGCGGTGTTCTGTAGCGATGTCCGATTCCTGAACCCAGTTCACAGTTTGAACGACTCATTCACGACCGAATCGGTCAGAGAGGCTCCGAATTGGCAATGTGACTGAAAACCAAGACACACATAAGAGCCTATATATGATTTACTGAAACATTTTAGAGCATGTACTTTGACAGGCCGAAAATCGCCGATATAAAATGTCACGAACGACGCTATGACGTGAAAGAATCGATGGAATTTTTAACCGGTCAGAACGAACTGTTGgaaagaaccgattcgcggaATTTATTCAGATTTCCCATCACTGGTAGCCCTCGGCCTCTGTTAGAGAACCATTGGGGTTTTAGTGACATCTGGCGGTTAATACCGAGCGATTTCAATATGCTGttataatgaacaa
This region of Carassius auratus strain Wakin chromosome 17, ASM336829v1, whole genome shotgun sequence genomic DNA includes:
- the LOC113117525 gene encoding acetylserotonin O-methyltransferase-like codes for the protein MAEHLSQSELDYPFKLLEYFNGFRISKAIFSACELGVFDLLLQSQKPMSAVEVAQKLGTSEDGIERLLGVLVAIEIVDVEVVQGTAFYSSTDVANLYLAKTSPKSLHDLIIYNSQTIYPLWNNLVDAVREGKNQNEKTFGLPSEEIFSAIYRSEEEMLKFMGLMNSTWVIDGHDIVTAFDLSSFKTVIDLGGCSGALARELAKEYPSSTVTVLDLPAVVQTAQRHFTQQDDTICFQEGDFFEGEIPPADLYILARIIHDWKEDKNLKLLKKIHTACHPGGGVLIAEALLFENRRGPTMVQMFSLNMLVQTEGKEHPPSHYTRLLTDAGFRDVQVCRTGKSYDAILALK